Proteins from a genomic interval of Limisphaerales bacterium:
- a CDS encoding GxxExxY protein — MDLLYKEECYRIMGACFEVYKEKGCGFLESVYQECLSMELAEQEIPFEQQVDLELQYKGRRLQHKYKPDFVCFGKIIVEIKAVNQLADEHRAQIHNYLKATGYKLGLLANFGHHPKIEWERIIREKI; from the coding sequence ATGGACTTGTTGTACAAAGAGGAATGCTACCGGATCATGGGAGCGTGCTTTGAGGTGTACAAGGAGAAGGGCTGCGGCTTTTTGGAGTCGGTTTATCAAGAGTGCCTCTCGATGGAATTGGCAGAACAGGAAATTCCATTTGAACAACAGGTGGACTTGGAATTGCAATACAAGGGCCGCCGATTACAGCACAAATATAAACCCGACTTTGTCTGCTTCGGAAAAATCATTGTGGAAATCAAGGCAGTCAATCAATTGGCCGACGAGCATCGGGCGCAGATTCATAATTATCTCAAAGCCACCGGCTACAAGCTGGGTTTGCTTGCCAACTTCGGGCACCATCCCAAAATCGAGTGGGAACGAATCATCCGCGAAAAAATTTAA
- a CDS encoding sulfatase has product MYLNKSPKIIFALFACFAVTSITAKERPNVLFIMSDDHTAQAVGAYATVLKPLNPTPTLDRLAAEGITFDNAFCSNSICTPSRASIITGQYPHVNGVTDLTGRILPAKQTLPILFRQAGYQTAMIGKWHLKVEPNFDYYKVLPGQGKYFDTEFRVQGDKPWPKNVVTHKGEHSSDAITDSTLHWFKTQYDKDKPFFICHQFKAPHDYFENAPRYQKYLADVKIPEPPTLYDVPSTFGSIATRGYNDELMPHIGTSIGKRNPRRSYAVDLKERFPEELPADYDVAKLSERETTHLAYQAYLRKYLRCVRGVDDNLKRLFEYLKAEGLYDNTVIIYTGDQGFWLGENDYQDKRWAYDPSMRMPFIVRYPKAIKAGTRSDAIVENVDFPALMLDFAGIPTPASMQGRSFKSICETGREPKGWKQAAYYRYWMHMAHHDNPGVMAIRTKTHKLLYYYGCNYDGGYQTPPAWELYDLEKDAGELNNVYDDLAYAKVRARLKQQFADLRRTVGDDGSHYPAAEKVVQEFWDYDGADREKARKISAAYLQRRLQELKAGQHNTRTWTGNK; this is encoded by the coding sequence ATGTACCTGAACAAATCCCCAAAAATAATTTTCGCCCTTTTCGCGTGTTTCGCGGTTACCAGTATTACCGCCAAGGAACGGCCCAACGTGTTGTTCATCATGTCCGACGACCACACGGCGCAGGCCGTGGGCGCGTATGCGACCGTGCTCAAGCCGCTCAACCCTACGCCCACGCTTGACCGGTTGGCAGCGGAGGGCATCACGTTCGACAACGCGTTTTGCTCGAACTCCATCTGCACGCCGAGCCGGGCGAGCATCATCACCGGTCAGTATCCGCATGTGAATGGCGTGACCGATCTCACCGGCCGAATCTTGCCGGCCAAGCAGACGTTGCCGATTCTGTTTCGGCAGGCCGGTTATCAAACGGCCATGATCGGCAAGTGGCATCTGAAGGTGGAGCCGAATTTCGACTACTACAAAGTGCTGCCGGGGCAGGGGAAGTATTTCGACACGGAATTTCGCGTGCAGGGCGACAAGCCGTGGCCCAAGAATGTGGTCACCCACAAGGGCGAGCATTCCTCCGACGCCATCACAGACTCCACGCTGCATTGGTTCAAGACGCAGTACGACAAGGACAAGCCATTCTTCATCTGCCACCAGTTCAAGGCGCCGCATGATTATTTTGAGAACGCGCCGCGCTACCAGAAATACCTCGCCGACGTGAAGATTCCCGAGCCGCCCACGCTCTACGACGTGCCGAGCACCTTCGGCTCCATCGCCACGCGCGGGTACAACGACGAACTGATGCCGCACATCGGCACCTCCATCGGTAAACGCAATCCGCGCCGCTCTTATGCCGTCGACTTAAAGGAGCGTTTCCCCGAGGAACTTCCCGCCGATTACGACGTGGCCAAGCTCTCCGAGCGCGAGACCACGCACCTCGCCTATCAGGCTTACCTGCGCAAATACCTCCGCTGCGTACGCGGCGTGGACGACAATCTCAAGCGGCTCTTCGAGTACCTCAAAGCCGAAGGCCTCTACGACAACACCGTGATCATCTACACCGGCGACCAAGGTTTCTGGCTGGGCGAAAACGATTATCAGGACAAACGCTGGGCCTACGATCCCTCCATGCGCATGCCGTTTATCGTGCGTTATCCCAAGGCCATCAAGGCCGGCACCCGCAGCGACGCCATAGTAGAGAACGTCGATTTCCCCGCGCTCATGCTCGACTTCGCCGGCATCCCCACGCCTGCCTCCATGCAGGGGCGTTCCTTCAAGAGCATTTGCGAAACCGGCCGCGAACCCAAAGGCTGGAAACAGGCCGCCTACTATCGGTACTGGATGCACATGGCCCACCACGATAACCCCGGCGTGATGGCCATTCGCACCAAGACGCACAAGCTCCTCTACTACTACGGTTGCAACTACGACGGCGGTTACCAAACCCCGCCCGCTTGGGAGCTGTACGATCTGGAAAAGGACGCCGGCGAATTGAATAACGTCTACGACGACCTTGCCTACGCCAAAGTGCGCGCCCGCCTGAAGCAACAATTCGCCGATCTGCGGCGGACTGTTGGCGACGACGGCAGTCATTATCCCGCCGCCGAAAAGGTCGTGCAGGAATTCTGGGACTACGACGGCGCCGACCGCG